A window of Daphnia pulicaria isolate SC F1-1A chromosome 10, SC_F0-13Bv2, whole genome shotgun sequence contains these coding sequences:
- the LOC124313985 gene encoding importin-13-like, translated as MELTVENLEKAVSHFYQNSATQSHLNLWLTAAQSSAQAWIFGWQLLDQSKPVEVQYFGASSLQIKISRFWQEIPADDYAAFREKLIDAVMFYANGPKIVLTRLCLALSSMILHSIPDQWTSPLSDFISILQRASGGSQLKPQHVNLLLEILTVLPEEFQSMRLAHERKIAIRGELLKAVKDVLPILREVICRGIHRETPVSSDDESTSQSGIKCFSSWIQHGVGVGLDESLHLVEPLLAAARNPNMTETSLEALTHLLNHPETHRYPILLMDMLNQLLSLQDHIQLLRREGDLEGAAHIYATLAAFGESHSRLLLDAVLEDGLKKENVLQLIQIMLESTGTPGRYPLDENCSHLAFSFWYILQDDICTSPVDKHKIYQSLFGPAYLTLVDILMTKSMIAIDQSDWTPDDKETFRCYRQDIADTLAYCYKFLRSAMMERLASHLASTVSQCNQNPNEWPPLEACLHALKAVAENVEAEADLLVPQILSLFGSIPYGSGHRYVVNTALETLGAYAEWLSAHPTYLGHVLPILLFGLNNPDAAPAATLALKDITRDCQIGIRPYAEALLQGAEQALHLDDLKDSEKIRLMYILGKVLSILPLDMIVASLNRVVGPCVEELRALCTTREPNATTKIVLITRLKMIATLCTTLDLRISSGDDSEADESTTRQVLAIQQQPVLLIAQQLLPFLKGVVDHWGSDEQISESICLVVKHTVSTLMEESLSFLPELAAVIVQCHRLSPQAATLDVAKMIILIFSQTSNDAQQLISAFLSEIIGTTLQVCGVDCNTLTLDGVPSIDVARLADNNEVLGSFLGLLTQIIRKNPKLLIGSSYPLPSLFYCGIAGLTRPESPVLKASTQFLVHFITQSRENPELVSVVQNQGLLLVTQLLSCIGGESPRALVEHTADVILALNKKYFDSLCRWMSASLGRERFPSTLVNQIQKENFCRSILKEKSNKRRLQDIVREFSLQCRGLDGTEYSEQTNRLLP; from the exons ATGGAGTTAACTGTCGAAAATTTAGAGAAAGCCGTTAgtcatttttatcaaaattcgGCCACACAGTCTCATCTTAACTTGTGGTTGACTGCTGCCCAGTCATCGGCTCAAGCATGGATATTCGGATGGCAACTTCTTGATCagtcaaaa CCAGTGGAGGTGCAGTACTTTGGAGCTAGCTCATTGCAGATAAAAATCTCTAGATTTTGGCAAGAAATTCCAGCTGACGATTATGCAGCTTTCAGAGAAAAACTAATCGATGCTGTTATGTTTTATGCAAATGGACCCAAAATTGTACTAACTAGATTATGCCTTGCA ctgTCATCCATGATTTTGCACTCTATTCCTGATCAATGGACTAGTCCTTTGAGCGATTTCATATCAATATTGCAACGTGCCAGTGGAGGTAGCCAACTAAAACCACAACATGTAAATCTATTGTTAGAGATATTGACTGTTCTTCCAGAAGag TTTCAAAGTATGAGATTAGcacatgaaagaaaaattgctaTCAGAGGAGAACTACTTAAAGCAGTTAAAGATG TACTGCCAATTTTACGTGAAGTGATTTGCCGTGGAATTCATCGTGAAACACCAGTTTCTTCAGATGACGAATCAACTTCTCAATCCGGCATTAAGTGTTTTTCGTCGTGGATTCAACATGGAGTTGGAGTCGGCTTAGACGAAAGCCTCCATTTGGTAGAACCTTTATTGGCAGCGGCCCGTAATCCCAATATGACAGAAACATCACTGGAAGCATTAACTCATCTACTGAATCACCCTGAAACTCACCGTTATCCAATTTTGCTCATGGACATGCTGAACCAGCTGCTCTCGCTTCAAGACCATATTCAGCTGTTGAG ACGTGAAGGAGATTTGGAGGGTGCAGCTCACATCTATGCTACGCTTGCGGCTTTTGGCGAGAGCCACTCTCGCCTTCTGTTGGATGCAGTTCTAGAAGACGGATTAAAGAAGGAGAATGTTCTTCAACTGATACAAATCATGTTGGAGAGCACCGGAACTCCTGGTCGATATCCGCTAGACGAGAACTGCAGTCACTTGGCTTTTAGTTTCTG gTACATTCTTCAAGACGATATTTGTACTTCACCTGTTGACAAACACAAAATCTATCAGTCACTATTTGGTCCCGCGTACTTGACGCTGGTCGATATTTTGATGACCAAATCAATGATAGCAATTGATCAGTCGGATTGGACCCCTGACGATAAGGAAACTTTTCGGTGTTATCGACAG GATATTGCTGATACGCTAGCTTATTGCTACAAGTTTTTGAGATCTGCAATGATGGAACGTTTGGCCTCTCACCTGGCCTCAACCGTGTCTCAATGTAATCAGAATCCCAATGAGTGGCCTCCATTGGAGGCATGTCTGCATGCTTTAAAA GCGGTCGCTGAGAATGTTGAAGCGGAAGCAGATCTGCTCGTACCTCAGATACTGAGTTTGTTCGGCAGTATTCCATACGGTTCCGGTCATCGCTACGTCGTTAACACGGCCCTTGAGACCCTAGGTGCTTACGCTGAATGGTTGAGTGCACACCCCACCTACTTGGGCCACGTACTacctattcttctttttgggctTAATAACCCCGACGCTGCCCCGGCAGCAACTTTAGCCCTTAAG GACATTACGCGAGATTGTCAAATTGGTATTCGGCCGTATGCCGAAGCATTATTGCAAGGTGCTGAACAAGCACTGCACCTCGATGATCTCAAAGATAGTGAAAAG attCGTTTGATGTATATTTTAGGAAAAGTGTTATCGATTCTTCCTCTGGATATGATAGTGGCCAGTTTGAATCGTGTAGTAGGTCCGTGTGTGGAGGAGTTACGAGCTCTATGCACTACCCGTGAACCGAACGCCACTACAAAAATTGTTCTTATTACTCGGCTTAAAAT GATTGCCACCTTATGCACTACTCTTGATTTGAGAATCTCTAGTGGAGATGATTCTGAAGCTGACGAATCCACTACTCGACAGGTTTTAGCAATCCAGCAACAGCCCGTCCTATTGATTGCACAACAGTTGCTACCTTTTTTGAAAGGTGTTGTTGATCACTGGGGTTCCGATGAACAGATTTCGGAG tccATCTGCTTGGTTGTCAAACATACCGTCTCGACGTTAATGGAAGAATCATTATCTTTTTTGCCAGAATTGGCAGCTGTGATTGTCCAATGTCACCGGTTATCACCGCAAGCAGCTACATTGGACGTGGCCAAAAtgatcattttgatttttagccAGACCTCGAACGACGCTCAGCAGCTTATTAGTGCCTTTCTCTCGGAGATCATAGGAACTACGTTGCAAGTTTGCGGAGTGGACTGCAACACATTGACACTTGATGGAGTTCCATCGATTGATGTTGCCCGCCTCGCTGATAACAATGAGGTCTTGGGTAGTTTTCTCGGTCTACTAACTCAAATCATTCGGAAGAATCCCAAACTATTGATTGGTTCGTCTTACCCTTTgccatcacttttttattgtggTATCGCCGGTTTGACGAGACCAGAATCACCAGTCCTCAAAGCATCTACTCAATTTCTGGTCCATTTCATTACGCAAAGCAGAGAGAATCCCGAGTTGGTATCTGTCGTGCAAAATCAAGGCCTACTACTGGTTACCCAACTTTTGAGCTGCATAG GAGGGGAATCTCCTCGAGCTCTTGTGGAGCACACGGCCGATGTTATTTTGGCCCTTAACAAGAAATACTTCGACAGTCTTTGTCGGTGGATGAGTGCATCGCTTGGTCGTGAACGTTTTCCATCGACCCTTGTCAaccaaatccaaaaggaaaatttttgcCGGTCTATCCTTAA ggaaaaatctaacaagagAAGACTGCAAGACATTGTAAGAGAGTTCTCGCTACAATGCCGAGGACTTGATGGTACCGAGTACTCGGAACAGACAAATCGATTACTTCCTTGA
- the LOC124314146 gene encoding tetratricopeptide repeat protein 4-like isoform X2 produces the protein MTDPKAHMTDEEKHQLALKLDEDLEEFINSRKNTPYSEGWNEETWEQEMEQHPFFMKKLPEEGEPLPPLLEAFQQLKYDPEENTTEDLALSYKDDGNFNFKLKKYRFAIANYTEGLKQKCGNVEIDATLYLNRAACQFHLGNYRSSLNDSLQAAKLKPDYTKAVVRAAQCCLKLKRYADGQKWCDYGIRLKNTDPSLVKLRTELVQGQKLEERNKRKEEIAERKEEALINELVTALRVRGINTGIKRKKDSERAMLDLSSIEPCHPAAIGKRVHLVDGCLVWPVLFLYPEYGETDFVQEFHEDTCFMDHLQLMFEELPLWDLEKKYNPASIRMYYEHRDSGKLHVVDPNCSLKTVLSQKTYVVQGGTPGFICLVEGSPFQKDFLKRK, from the exons ATGACAGACCCCAAAGCTCATATGACAGATGAAGAGAAGCATCAGTTAGCCTTGAAGCTTGATGAAGATTTAGAAGAATTTATAAATTCCCGTAAAAATACTCCTTACTCTGAAGGATGGAACGAGGAGACCTGGGAACAA GAAATGGAGCAGCATCCATTTTTCATGAAGAAACTTCCAGAAGAGGGAGAACCTTTACCACCTCTCCTTGAAGCTTTTCAACAGCTAAAGTATGACCCAGAAGAAAATACTACTGAAG ACTTAGCTTTGTCCTACAAAGATGATGGCAATTTCAACTTCAAACTGAAAAAATATCGCTTTGCTATCGCGAATTATACTGAAGGTCTTAAACAGAAGTGTGGAAACGTGGAAATTGATGCAACCTTGTATCTAAATAGAGCTGCTTGCCAATTTCATCTAGGCAACTACAG GTCGTCCTTGAATGACAGCCTGCAAGCTGCAAAATTAAAACCTGATTACACAAAGGCCGTCGTACGAGCTGCCCAATGTTGCTTAAAATTAAAACGGTACGCTGACGGCCAGAAATGGTGCGACTATGGAATAAGACTAAAAAACACCGATCCCTCGCTTGTGAAATTGCGAACTGAGCTCGTGCAGGGTCAA AAACTTGAGGAAAGAAACAAGAGGAAAGAAGAGAtagcagaaagaaaagaagaagctttaATTAACGAGCTAGTTACCGCCCTACGTGTTCGTGGAATCAACACTGGCATAAAGAGGAAAAAGGATAGTGAACGCGCAATGTTGGACTTGTCAAGCATTGAACCATGCCATCCTGCTGC GATTGGGAAACGTGTTCACCTTGTCGACGGCTGTTTAGTTTGGCCAGTCCTTTTTTTGTATCCAGAGTATGGGGAAACCGACTTCGTTCAGGAATTCCACGAAGACACATG CTTTATGGACCATCTGCAATTGATGTTTGAGGAATTACCACTTTGGGATCTGGAGAAAAAATACAATCCAGCTTCAATCCGGATGTATTATGAACACAGAGATAGCGGGAAACTTCATGTTGTTGATCCGAATTGTTCATTGAAGACTGTGCTGTCCCAAAAAAC gtaTGTTGTTCAAGGGGGCACTCctggttttatttgtttggtcGAAGGAAGCCCATTCCagaaagattttttgaaaag GAAGTAA
- the LOC124314146 gene encoding tetratricopeptide repeat protein 4-like isoform X1, giving the protein MTDPKAHMTDEEKHQLALKLDEDLEEFINSRKNTPYSEGWNEETWEQEMEQHPFFMKKLPEEGEPLPPLLEAFQQLKYDPEENTTEDLALSYKDDGNFNFKLKKYRFAIANYTEGLKQKCGNVEIDATLYLNRAACQFHLGNYRSSLNDSLQAAKLKPDYTKAVVRAAQCCLKLKRYADGQKWCDYGIRLKNTDPSLVKLRTELVQGQKLEERNKRKEEIAERKEEALINELVTALRVRGINTGIKRKKDSERAMLDLSSIEPCHPAAIGKRVHLVDGCLVWPVLFLYPEYGETDFVQEFHEDTCFMDHLQLMFEELPLWDLEKKYNPASIRMYYEHRDSGKLHVVDPNCSLKTVLSQKTYVVQGGTPGFICLVEGSPFQKDFLKRYNS; this is encoded by the exons ATGACAGACCCCAAAGCTCATATGACAGATGAAGAGAAGCATCAGTTAGCCTTGAAGCTTGATGAAGATTTAGAAGAATTTATAAATTCCCGTAAAAATACTCCTTACTCTGAAGGATGGAACGAGGAGACCTGGGAACAA GAAATGGAGCAGCATCCATTTTTCATGAAGAAACTTCCAGAAGAGGGAGAACCTTTACCACCTCTCCTTGAAGCTTTTCAACAGCTAAAGTATGACCCAGAAGAAAATACTACTGAAG ACTTAGCTTTGTCCTACAAAGATGATGGCAATTTCAACTTCAAACTGAAAAAATATCGCTTTGCTATCGCGAATTATACTGAAGGTCTTAAACAGAAGTGTGGAAACGTGGAAATTGATGCAACCTTGTATCTAAATAGAGCTGCTTGCCAATTTCATCTAGGCAACTACAG GTCGTCCTTGAATGACAGCCTGCAAGCTGCAAAATTAAAACCTGATTACACAAAGGCCGTCGTACGAGCTGCCCAATGTTGCTTAAAATTAAAACGGTACGCTGACGGCCAGAAATGGTGCGACTATGGAATAAGACTAAAAAACACCGATCCCTCGCTTGTGAAATTGCGAACTGAGCTCGTGCAGGGTCAA AAACTTGAGGAAAGAAACAAGAGGAAAGAAGAGAtagcagaaagaaaagaagaagctttaATTAACGAGCTAGTTACCGCCCTACGTGTTCGTGGAATCAACACTGGCATAAAGAGGAAAAAGGATAGTGAACGCGCAATGTTGGACTTGTCAAGCATTGAACCATGCCATCCTGCTGC GATTGGGAAACGTGTTCACCTTGTCGACGGCTGTTTAGTTTGGCCAGTCCTTTTTTTGTATCCAGAGTATGGGGAAACCGACTTCGTTCAGGAATTCCACGAAGACACATG CTTTATGGACCATCTGCAATTGATGTTTGAGGAATTACCACTTTGGGATCTGGAGAAAAAATACAATCCAGCTTCAATCCGGATGTATTATGAACACAGAGATAGCGGGAAACTTCATGTTGTTGATCCGAATTGTTCATTGAAGACTGTGCTGTCCCAAAAAAC gtaTGTTGTTCAAGGGGGCACTCctggttttatttgtttggtcGAAGGAAGCCCATTCCagaaagattttttgaaaaggtaCAATAGTTGA